Proteins encoded by one window of Taeniopygia guttata chromosome 1A, bTaeGut7.mat, whole genome shotgun sequence:
- the LOC115493416 gene encoding LOW QUALITY PROTEIN: peptidyl-prolyl cis-trans isomerase-like 4 (The sequence of the model RefSeq protein was modified relative to this genomic sequence to represent the inferred CDS: inserted 2 bases in 1 codon), with the protein MAVLLETTMGDLVIDLYTEERPRACLNFLKLCKVKYYNYCLIYNVQQDFIIQTGDPMGTGHGGESIFFQLYGEQARFFEAEKVPRIKHKKKGTVSMVNNGSDQHGSQFLITTGENLDYLDSVHTVFGEVTEGMDVLMKINETFVGKDFIPYQDIRINHTVILDDPFDDPPGLCVPDRSPEPTKEQLDSGRIGADEEIDDMRGRSADEIEEVQAEKEAKSHAILLEMVGDLPDADIKPPENVLFICKLNPVTTGEDLEIIFSRFGPIKSCEVIRDWKTGESLCYAFIEFEKEEDCEKAYFKMDNVLIDDRRIHVDFSQSVAKIKWKGKGGQYTKEDSKHYEKEGDKPSKFALKEKVKPKQDGKYDLVLDEDVEKSHTSQSHLAKRQKKKKHHHRDEDDKRXPKKSKDSDRKHEECCRKKTRDVKKDRHRSRSHSQERDYTCR; encoded by the exons ATGGCGGTGCTGCTGGAGACCACAATGGGCGACCTGGTCATCGACCTGTACACAGAGGAGCGGCCCCGTGCTTGTCTGAATTTCCTGAAGCTCTGCAAAGTCAAGTACTACAACTATTGTCTTATTTATAATGTACAGCAGGATTTTATTATACAAACTGGCGACCCCATGGGAACTGGCCATGGAGGGGAATCCATATTTTTTCAACTGTATGGTGAGCAAGCCAGATTTTTTGAGGCAGAAAAGGTGCCCAGAATCaaacacaagaagaaaggaactgTCTCAATGGTGAACAATGGCAGTGATCAGCATGGATCACAGTTCCTCATTACCACAGGGGAAAACCTGGATTACCTTGATAGTGTACATACAGTATTTGGAGAAGTGACAGAAGGCATGGATGTATTGATGAAAATCAATGAAACCTTTGTAGGTAAGGATTTTATCCCATATCAAGATATCAGGATAAATCATACAGTAATTTTAGATGATCCCTTTGATGATCCACCTGGCTTGTGTGTTCCTGATCGCTCACCAGAACCTACAAAGGAACAGCTTGACAGTGGCAGAATAGGAGCAGATGAAGAAATTGATGACATGAGAGGACGGTCTGCAGATGAAATAGAAGAAGTTCAGGCcgaaaaagaagcaaaaagtcATGCTATTCTTCTGGAAATGGTGGGAGACTTACCAGATGCAGACATCAAGCCACCAGAAAATGTGCTGTTTATCTGTAAGTTGAATCCTGTGACCACAGGTGAAGACCTGGAGATAATATTTTCACGATTTGGTCCCATTAAAAGTTGCGAAGTGATCCGAGACTGGAAGACTGGTGAATCTCTTTGTTATGCTTTCATTGAGTTTGAAAAGGAGGAAGACTGTGAGAAAGCCTACTTCAAAATGGACAATGTGCTGATAGATGACAGACGGATACATGTGGATTTTAGCCAGTCTGTTGCAAAGATTAAATGGAAGGGAAAAGGTGGACAGTATACCAAGGAAGATTCCAAGCACTATGAGAAGGAAGGTGACAAACCTTCGAAATTtgctctgaaagaaaaagtaaaaccaaaGCAAGATGGCAAGTATGACCTTGTGCTGGATGAGGATGTAGAGAAGTCTCACACAAGTCAGTCACACTTGGCTaaaagacagaagaagaaaaagcaccaCCACCGTGATGAAGATGACAAGAG ACCAAAAAAATCTAAGGATTCTGACCGAAAGCATGAAGAATGCTGTAGGAAGAAGACCAGGGATGTGAAGAAAGACAGGCATCGAAGCCGTAGCCATTCTCAGGAGAGAGATTACACTTgcagatga